A window of the Dictyostelium discoideum AX4 chromosome 4 chromosome, whole genome shotgun sequence genome harbors these coding sequences:
- a CDS encoding hypothetical protein (Similar to Dictyostelium discoideum (Slime mold). hypothetical 127.0 kDa protein), with protein MATTINKRSLLVFIFFIFYLFCCVSCQKKYETSCINSQLELDTYPSPIGDLKCKITINILVINILDQTGPPIQVFLDSQSFFVYSSIVKNENSAIYNFEIEISKGTYTSNVTIPGFPESDINLNYSCNFVDVSKLSVTLINDITYNEMSYYSAVFKLNGLPRPIILSDAPSYSIVKLSDTYLYRIKFINTFVRTQTTPNWKVILPINGDELSFNITYKYETTPTILDSEITDFTLYPNQTDIIAMTLFYGQIIKFKLTKTNITNMPSFQLSFYGSTDFIVTPILGSLGNIEFIASCLSYLPGSYSLFYQNGQPNYNSYDFTNSITTPFLPLSDNITYPIFENKTITTYTVSLNFNKDYDFKIIHYDATDQFNNYAEPFPYAFTEGNNLNFNLTVSTITYQYFIDYMKFTFISISFSKYIEFKPINIVPYNETIVGKIQDFNSVYLGNFKFLLQFTLSTIGPYPIKSIRYRGDTDKSSFTLTPNDIVSGDYYHGIWETIYDGVLGGKDSNGKLMKVLTFSGMVNLYYIGLPISFLNQKSFRLPSVEINEFNFQDLVNITFLYNNVHVTNQSVSNIIYFNFTNINNYKDLSIGFSLMDPKTLTENQFNSVVNSNNREIKENYIFAEWVDNRYQVMFNIPANTMTGIANYYLTFSKEIKIFSSELPQSAQLNLISKNIDIYGPIFSKIIKNPSNLPKDTFGWLVTIQDNINGLKNGYISVRGTIDSSLHNFTIEPSKAIKGDKWNGEYEIYIEENQLQCIQQPYEITDVILYDTFNNQASYIKLSEDPESSQFNPFINYLNDTSIVLVSPINNICSGGINDSTGPMLLSFKSSKSSLDVGSLGDRSITFEFECEDQETGIRDNQFPIVYLTTLELDIHKCISTNSTPFQYKTKFVCTTTVPIGFGNMNGIILSVFGFINNGGYYSGYPTQSLINLGFDHSINTSIFTNNQPYISSTNSITNYGGNLMIYGRMLTYGNIGDINSIRVLLKYSDGGDGANYISFIPKTIFDSFIYIENIRSTNQSFTIKITSSSTSMESNEFIVQPKLFFFNYTDPIEPTTTPTTTPTTTPTTTPTTTPIPTVSPIPTNPPQKCQGNPECGGSNQGICKDGGCICYPPFIGLTCTSQIIIVPQPSTNTTTPSTEIPIPSPDNSSDSDENISKIIFKSLISLVSLRELNYKGEQIKLYTFDKWIFTPLESNKNLYETSIVNSNTNTITNISATIEWFNKSSIVEFANQQLIMNPSSIKYTIEINKYPFSQSLNTLQFVMSASLISSENNDDICSSKEFGNTTSGDDSNYIKIQVDNHSVYGRFIKRAIIDSKVQSIENILLDSTMKPISNSYSTQSFIGITIPQYSNKVIIDPDFSIIIDQRAASSNSENSICSNNSSLTKGQIAGIVIGGVAFLTVIIVCIIYYFYKNKKNKMLQQTLKRKLEKVGLNKNKI; from the exons atggcaacaacaataaataaaagatctttacttgtttttatattttttattttttatttattttgttgtgtAAGTTGTCAAAAAAAGTATGAAACTTCATGTATTAATTCCCAATTGGAATTAGATACCTATCCATCACCTATTGGTGATCTTAAATGTAAGattacaattaatattttagttATCAATATTCTTGATCAAACTGGTCCACCAATTCAAGTATTTTTAGATTCTCAAAGTTTTTTTGTGTATAGTTCAAttgttaaaaatgaaaattctgCTATTTACAactttgaaattgaaatttcaaaaggaACCTATACTTCAAATGTAACAATTCCAGGATTTCCAGAATctgatattaatttaaattattcgTGCAACT ttgTTGATGTATCAAAACTATCAGTtacattaattaatgatataaCATACAATGAAATGTCATATTATTCAGCagttttcaaattaaatGGATTACCAAGACCTATAATTTTATCAGACGCACCATCATATAGTATTGTCAAATTATCAGATACATATTTATATAgaatcaaattcattaatacTTTTGTTAGAACTCAAACAACACCCAATTGGAAAGTTATTTTACCAATTAACGGCGATGAACTTTCATTTAATATAACATACAAATATG aaacaacacCAACTATTCTTGATAGTGAAATTACAGATTTTACATTATATCCAAACCAAACAGATATAATAGCAATGACATTATTTTATGgtcaaattattaaattcaaacttacaaaaacaaatatcaCAAATATGCCAAGCTTtcaattatcattttatGGTTCCACTGATTTTATCGTCACACCAATTTTAGGAAGTTTAGGTAATATTGAATTCATTGCATCTTGTCTTTCCTATCTTCCTGGCtcatattctttattttatcaaaatggTCAACCTAATTACAATAGTTATGATTTTACAAATTCTATTACta ctccatttttaccattatcaGATAATATTACATATCCAATCTTcgaaaataaaacaataacaacttATACAGTTAgtcttaattttaataaggattatgattttaaaattatacatTATGATGCTACTgatcaatttaataattatgcTGAACCATTCCCTTATGCATTCACTGAaggaaataatttaaattttaatttaacagtttcaacaattacatatcaatattttattgattatATGAAATTTACCTTTATAAGTATTTCTTTTTCCAAATACATTGAATTCAAACCAATCAATATCGTACCATATAATGAAACAATCGTAGGAAAAATTCAAGATTTCAACTCTGTTTATTTAGGtaactttaaatttttacttCAATTTACATTATCAACTATTGGTCCATATCCAATTAAATCTATTAGATATAGAGGTGATACCGATAAATCATCCTTTACTTTAACACCAAACGATATTGTATCAGGTGATTATTATCATGGAATTTGGGAAACCATTTATGATGGTGTATTAGGTGGAAAAGATTCAAATGGAAAATTAATGAAAGTATTAACATTTTCTGGTATGGTTAATTTATATTACATTGGTttaccaatttcatttttaaatcaaaagtCATTTCGATTACCTTCTGTTGAAATTAAtg aatttaattttcaagaTTTAGTtaatattacatttttatataataatgttCATGTTACAAATCAATcagtttcaaatattatttattttaattttacaaatattaataattataaagatttatcaattggttttAGTTTAATGGATCCAAAAACTTTAActgaaaatcaatttaattcagtagttaattcaaataatagagaaattaaagaaaattacATTTTCGCAGAATGGGTAGATAATAGATATCAAGTAATGTTTAATATTCCTGCAAACACTATGACTGGTATtgctaattattatttaactttttcaaaagaaattaaaatctttagtTCTGAACTACCACAATCTgcacaattaaatttaatttcaaaaa aTATTGATATATATGGACCAATTTTTagtaaaattataaagaatccatcaaatttaccaaaaGATACATTTGGTTGGTTAGTTACTATTCAAGATAATATAAATGGATTAAAGAATGGTTATATTTCAGTTAGAGGTACAATCGATTCTTCACTTCATAATTTTACAATCGAACCATCAAAAGCAATCAAAGGTGATAAATGGAATGGTGAATATGAAATTTATATTgaagaaaatcaattacaatgTATTCAACAACCTTATGAAATCACAGATGTAATTTTATATGAtacttttaataatcaagcttcctatattaaattatctgAAGATCCAGAGTCATCACAATTTAATCCATTtataaactatttaaatgataCATCAATAGTTTTAGtatcaccaattaataacATTTGTAGTGGTGGTATTAATGATTCAACAGGACCAATgcttttatcatttaaaagtAGTAAAAGTAGTTTAGATGTTGGATCATTAGGTGATAGAAGTATTACATTTGAATTCGAATGTGAAGATCAAGAAACAGGTATTAGAGATAATCAATTCccaattgtttatttaacaACATTAGAATTAGATATACATAAATGtatttcaacaaattcaacaccatttcaatataaaacaaaattcgTATGTACAACTACTGTACCAATCGGTTTTGGTAATATGAATGGTATCATTTTATCAGTTTTtggatttataaataatggaGGTTATTATAGTGGTTATCCAACTCAATCACTTATAAATTTAGGTTTTGATCATTCAATAAATACAagtatttttacaaataatcaaCCATATATCTCATCAACCaattcaattacaaattatggtggtaatttaatgatttatggTAGAATGTTAACATATGGAAACATTGGagatattaattcaattcgagtacttttaaaatactctgatggtggtgatggtgcaAATTATATATCATTTATtccaaaaacaatttttgatagttttatttatattgaaaatattagaTCAACAAATCAAtcttttacaattaaaattacaagtTCTTCAACATCTATGgaatcaaatgaatttataGTTCAACCAAAactattcttttttaattatacaGACCCAATTGAACCAACTACAACACCAACTACAACCCCAACTACAACACCAACCACAACCCCAACCACAACACCAATACCAACAGTTAGTCCAATACCAACAAACCCACCACAAAAATGTCAAGGTAATCCAGAATGTGGAGGTTCAAACCAAGGTATTTGTAAAGACGGTGGATGTATTTGTTATCCACCATTTATTGGTTTAACTTGTACTTCtcaaattataatagtaCCACAACcatcaacaaatacaactaCACCATCAACTGAAATTCCAATTCCATCACCTGATAATAGTAGTGATAGTGATGAAAAtatatcaaaaataatatttaaatcattaatatcattagTATCATTAAgagaattaaattataaaggtgaacaaattaaattatatactTTTGATAAATGGATATTTACACCACTcgaaagtaataaaaatttatatgaaacatcaattgttaattcaaatacaaatactaTTACAAATATTAGTGCAACAATTGAATGGTTTAATAAAAGTAGTATAGTTGAATTTgcaaatcaacaattaataatgaatccatcatcaattaaatatacaatcgaaattaataaatatccaTTTTCACAATCATTAAATACATTACAATTTGTAATGTCAGCATCATTAATATCAAGTGAAAACAATGATGATATTTGTTCATCAAAAGAATTTGGTAATACAACAAGTGGTGATGACTCAAATTATATAAAGATTCAAGTAGATAATCATTCAGTCTATGGTAGATTTATTAAACGTGCAATTATCGATTCAAAAgttcaatcaattgaaaatatattattagatTCAACAATGAAACCAATATCAAATTCATATTCAACTCAAAGTTTTATTGGAATTACAATTCCACAATATTCGAATAAAGTTATTATTGATCCAGACTTTTCAATCATTATTGATCAAAGAGCAGCATCCAGTAATtctgaaaattcaatttgttcaaataattcatctCTTACTAAAGGTCAAATCGCTGGTATCGTCATTGGTGGTGTTGCTTTCTTAACAGTCATTATagtttgtattatttattacttttataaaaataaaaagaataaaatgttacaacaaacattaaaaagaaaattagaaaaagttggtttaaataaaaataaaatttaa
- a CDS encoding C3HC4-type zinc finger-containing protein: MNEINSEDEKEINYHQQNGSQGDETRNSSESQNKRKKIQPKRLSQGQLNEKSWSNQQQQPHQQNNNNNNNNNNNNNNNNNNNNNNNNNNNNNNNNNNNYIIIDNDDTPMSTTPEYENEDTKNINDNINELPETQKLSMGFKKRKTTYHGILVNFEKDNSLFNKSNNNNNNGENININIGEVMIYSDSQIKFDKPLYLYYKYGNVGTKSDGFFTNWENSKSISTFTADSPSNVFYCLTNLKANHFINLVFLPVRDNNNSNKSRGTLISMQVYLIKESFEEYNNDPTSTHTNRSFKTVMNYFLKIKDLEQMEIENQLLKELEEENLLHAESEKEIEKEKEKEKEKEKEKEKEIEKEQDIEMVDEPDNQDSSNNDHNNSLSTIDSDIFSDNNNSNSNSNSNSNSNSNSNSNSNSNSNNNNNNNREKKKRFIFNITELYDNVKMDSDAVEISKSKFNGQMISTLKPYQLKAVNWMLNRELNPKIDFSPLSHNNKYNNNNNNNNNNNNNINNDIIHPIWSRFLVDKREFFYNQFTGRLTLKEVLLSDKKDDLSLMGGILADEMGLGKTVEFLGLVLSHPKPDKNVIIINPPKPIINKNNNNNNNNNNNNNNNNNNNNNNNNNNNNNNKNNNNINNNQNNNNNEEEEEEDDNNNNNEIKKKKRKIIKKEIILNQGEFKRLNGDIISCICGKDEESHKRGNWVKCNSCNKFQYSSCVWASNPRYRGISKFYFCTRCVTVPRDPSLTHQDDQEEYENRWDETTLVGSRATLIVAPNTIFTQWQEEIVKHTNGLKVYIYNGIYKDKINPFQLADYDLVLTTYDVLSDDSICLTQISAGKQLRYTKIPTPKSALKCIKWWRICLDEAQMVESSSQTKYKKLALGLESHYRWCLTGTPIQRSLDDMFGLFEFLRLEPFSSRYWWNCIILHKYLALGEQSFLDWFHCIVHSVMIRNSKAMIRNELQLPNQYDNDTKLLRFSMVEAHYYQKKANECSQEARLLFQKYFRGGRSIQDISISHLNSILAPLLVLRQTCQHFQVGGHAVKPLTMSTMTMEQLLDRLIENATIEAKNHQKSVIHSLNCLAAARIIRNEFSIASQLYLDAINMFKSNENHFKVDWFQELHTFYNLNFLFKQFKNQINLIEKQIEKLSNKENNNNNNPNNSNNQTIEEKLKDIEKIKEIISNITDGGKINLDDKCEKLRNSYLQGKNHQMLQNQKEFEEYHQKVNEALDEYDKNTNKSEKMPWFERALQLIEEEENAKPGVVPNPFLKRVETRLFIPRNLPQFQFSIVNKFTNFFGLSLIISKHITDLLKYRVNFIKTLTPLLHSFTEKDVEISINCRECCDKTQRTQNLESPVCPHCIAMDNLTLFREKLFSKVGNQNKSRGGGGGSGNTSMMTIDNNGLTDEQRKDIDSIRLNIGASESVTDSEVEIVLKLMIPLLKQIDIDIAKEGEDFLKLLKIMKLELSSASESWASSKNYLNSFDEVDSSTTRITLKYQGEIIQPYQQQFKLNNLVEVDQFIQRFELEKKKSIEQFKTSNGQLLYLYNLKKSNLSTKSNTNTNNNNNNSTVTDEKSICAICQEVFGKNVVMLLCGHSFCYDCVMFMIEKVPNCRTIQCPICRARSNIEEISYLSTDKENGELVDNSNVKGSYGTKIESLVQSVINIQKKSIKTIQPNIIPTTTSTTTTTTTTTTNTNTNTTNSNINIKKDESIQKIIIFSQWADVLEIISRALKENEIQFAKAVHRGSSFEMAINQFRKDPNVNVLLLPLIKGGNGLNLIEATHVFLVEPILNPALEKQAINRVHRFGQNKETNIHRFIIKNTIEEKVVQMNQLKEQKRKNTNENTIDLDNEQLQKQQLLLMSGKKSKENDNILSKDDIEFLILD, encoded by the exons atGAACGAAATTAATAGtgaagatgaaaaagaaataaattatcaccaACAAAATGGATCTCAAGGTGATGAAACGAGAAATTCCTCAGAATctcaaaataaaagaaaaaaaatacaacCTAAAAGATTAAGCCAAGGTCAACTTAATGAAAAATCTTGGtcaaaccaacaacaacaaccacatcaacaaaataataataataataataataataataataataataataataataataataataataataataataataataataataataataataataataataataataattatattattattgataatgatgatacaCCAATGTCAACCACACCTGaatatgaaaatgaagatacaaaaaatattaatgataatattaatgaattacCAGAAACTCAAAAGTTATCAAtgggttttaaaaaaagaaaaactacTTACCATGGTATTTTAGTCAActttgaaaaagataatagtttatttaataaaagtaataataataataataatggtgaaaatattaatatcaatattggTGAAGTGATGATTTATTCTGATTCTCAAATTAaat ttGATAAaccattatatttatattacaaATATGGAAATGTAGGAACTAAATCAGATggattttttacaaattgggAAAATTCGAAATCTATTTCAACATTCACAGCAGATTCACCTtcaaatgttttttattgtttaacCAATTTGAAAGCAAaccattttattaatttagtaTTTTTACCAGTtagagataataataatagtaataaaagtAGAGGTACTTTAATCTCTATGcaagtttatttaattaaagaatcatTTGAAGAATATAATAATGATCCAACATCAACACATACCAATAGATCATTTAAAACAGTTATGAATTACTTTTTAAAGATTAAAGATTTAGAACAAATGGAgattgaaaatcaattattaaaagaattagagGAAGAAAATTTATTACATGCTGAAtctgaaaaagaaatagaaaaagaaaaagaaaaagaaaaagaaaaagaaaaagaaaaagaaaaagaaatagaaaAAGAACAAGACATTGAAATGGTTGATGAACCTGATAATCAAGACAGTTCAAATAATGATCACAATAATAGTTTGAGTACTATTGATTCTGATATATTttcagataataataatagtaatagtaatagtaatagtaatagtaatagtaatagtaatagtaatagtaatagtaatagtaatagtaataataataataataataatagagaaaaaaagaaaagattcatatttaatattacagAATTATATGATAATGTTAAAATGGATAGCGATGCAGTTGAAATTTCAAAGTCGAAATTTAATGGTCAAATGATATCAACACTAAAACCATATCAATTAAAAGCTGTTAATTGGATGTTAAATCGTGaattaaatccaaaaattgatttttcaccTTTAtctcataataataaatataataataataataataataataataataataacaataatattaataacgaTATAATTCATCCAATTTGGAGTAGATTTTTAGTTGATAAAAgagaatttttttataatcaattCACAGGTAGATTAACATTAAAAGAAGTTTTATTAAGtgataaaaaagatgatTTATCCTTAATGGGAGGTATTTTAGCTGATGAAATGGGTCTTGGGAAAACTGTAGAATTTTTAGGTTTAGTTTTATCTCATCCAAAACCAGataaaaatgttattataataaatccaccaaaaccaattataaataaaaacaataataataataataataataataataataataataataataataataataataataataataataataataataataataataataaaaataataataatattaataataatcaaaataataataataatgaagaagaagaagaagaagatgataataataataataatgaaattaaaaaaaagaaaagaaaaataataaaaaaagaaataatattaaatcaaggtgaatttaaaagattaaatgGTGATATTATATCATGTATTTGTGGTAAAGATGAAGAATCACATAAACGTGGTAATTGGGTTAAATGTAATTCATGtaataaatttcaatataGTAGTTGTGTTTGGGCATCTAATCCAAGATATAGAGGTATaagtaaattttatttttgtacaAGATGTGTTACAGTACCAAGAGATCCATCATTAACTCATCAAGATGATCAAGAAGAGTATGAAAATAGATGGGATGAAACTACATTGGTTGGATCAAGAGCAACCTTAATAGTGGCACCAAATACAATTTTCACTCAATGGCAAGAGGAAATTGTTAAACATACCAATGGTTTAAAAGTTTATATCTATAATGGTATCTATAAGGATAAGATCAATCCATTTCAATTGGCAGATTATGATTTAGTGTTGACGACCTATGATGTATTATCAGATGATTCCATTTGTTTAACACAAATTTCAGCGGGTAAACAATTACGTTATACAAAGATTCCAACACCTAAATCAGCATTGAAATGTATTAAATGGTGGAGAATTTGTTTGGATGAAGCTCAAATGGttgaatcatcatcacaaaCTAAATATAAGAAATTGGCATTGGGATTAGAATCACATTATAGATGGTGTTTAACTGGTACACCAATTCAAAGATCATTGGATGATATGTTTGGATTATTCGAATTCCTAAGATTGGAACCATTCTCTAGTAGATATTGGTGGAATTGTATCATTCTACATAAATATTTAGCATTGGGGGAACAATCATTCTTGGATTGGTTCCATTGTATAGTTCATAGTGTAATGATTAGAAATTCTAAAGCAATGATTAGAAATGAATTACAATTACCAAATCAATATGATAACGATACAAAACTATTAAGATTTTCAATGGTTGAAGcacattattatcaaaagaaaGCCAATGAATGTTCTCAAGAAGCAAGATTACTCTTTCAAAAGTATTTCCGTGGTGGTAGATCTATTCAAGATATCTCTATAAGccatttaaattcaatattgGCTCCATTGTTGGTTTTACGTCAAACTTGTCAACATTTTCAAGTTGGTGGTCATGCAGTTAAACCTTTAACAATGTCAACAATGACAATGGAACAATTATTGGAtagattaattgaaaatgcaACTATTGAAGCtaaaaatcatcaaaaatctgtaattcattctttaaattgtttaGCTGCCGCTAGAATCATTAgaaatgaattttcaattgctTCTCAACTTTATTTAGATGCAATTAATAtgtttaaatcaaatgaaaatcattttaaagtTGATTGGTTTCAAGAGTTACAtactttttataatttaaattttttatttaaacaatttaaaaatcaaattaatttaattgaaaaacaaattgaaaaattatcaaataaagagaacaataataataataatccaaataattcaaataatcaaactattgaagaaaaattaaaagatatagaaaaaattaaagaaattatttcaaatataaCTGATGGTGGTAAAATTAATCTTGATGATAAATGTGAAAAACTTAGAAATTCTTATTTACAAGGAAAGAATCATCAAATgttacaaaatcaaaaagaatttgaagaatATCATCAAAAGGTAAATGAAGCATTAGATgaatatgataaaaatactaataaatCAGAGAAAATGCCATGGTTTGAACGTGCATTACAATTGATTGAAGAGGAAGAAAACGCTAAACCTGGTGTTGTTCCAAATCCATTTTTGAAAAGGGTTGAAACTCGATTATTCATTCCAAGGAATTTACCACAGtttcaattttcaattgtaaataagTTTACAAATTTCTTTGGTTTATCTTTAATCATTAGTAAACATATTACTGATCTCTTAAAGTATCGTGTTAATTTCATAAAAACTTTAACACCACTATTACATTCATTCACTGAAAAAGATGTTGAAATCTCAATAAATTGTAGGGAATGTTGTGATAAAACTCAAAGGACTCAAAATCTAGAATCACCAGTTTGTCCTCATTGTATAGCTATGGAtaatttaactttatttAGAGAGAAATTATTCTCTAAAGTAggtaatcaaaataaatcaagaggtggtggtggtggcagTGGTAATACATCAATGATGACTATTGATAACAATGGTTTAACTGATGAACAAAGAAAAgatattgattcaattagaTTAAATATTGGTGCTTCAGAATCAGTTACAGATTCAGAGGTtgaaatagttttaaaattaatgataccacttttaaaacaaatagaTATAGATATAGCAAAAGAGGGTGAAGATTTCcttaaacttttaaaaataatgaaattggaATTATCAAGTGCAAGTGAATCTTGGGCATCaagtaaaaattatttaaatagttttgaTGAAGTAGATAGTAGTACTACTCGTATCACTTTAAAATATCAAGGTGAAATCATTCAAccatatcaacaacaatttaaattaaataatttagtaGAGGTTGATCAATTCATTCAACGTTttgaattggaaaaaaagaaatcaattgaacaatttaaaacttcaaatggtcaattattatatttatataatttaaagaaatcaaatctttcaacaaaatcaaatacaaatacaaataataataataataattcaacagtAACtgatgaaaaatcaatttgtGCAATTTGTCAAGAAGTATTTGGAAAAAATGTTGTAATGTTATTATGTGGCCATTCTTTTTGTTATGATTGTGTAATGTTTATGATTGAAAAAGTACCAAATTGTAGAACTATACAATGTCCAATTTGTAGAGCTCGTTCAAATATTGAAGAAATCTCTTATCTTTCAACTGATAAAGAAAATGGTGAATTAgttgataattcaaatgtAAAAGGTTCTTATGGTACTAAAATTGAATCTTTAGTTCAAAGtgttattaatattcaaaagaaatcaataaaaacTATTCAACCAAATAtaataccaacaacaacttctacaacaacaacaacaactacaacaacaacaaacacaaatacaaatacaacaaattcaaatataaatattaaaaaagatgaatcaattcaaaaaattattatattttctcAATGGGCAGATGTACTTGAAATTATATCAAGAGCATTAAAAGAGAATGAAATTCAGTTTGCAAAAGCAGTACATAGAGGAAGTTCATTTGAAATGGCAATTAATCAGTTTAGAAAAGATCCAAATGTAAATGTATTATTGTTACCATTAATAAAAGGTGGTAatggtttaaatttaattgaggCCACTCATGTATTTTTAGttgaaccaattttaaatccaGCTCTAGAAAAACAAGCAATAAATAGAGTTCACAGATTTGGTCAAAATAAAGAAACCAATATTCATagatttatcattaaaaatacaatagaAGAAAAAGTAGttcaaatgaatcaattaaaagaacaaaaacGAAAAAACACCAATGAAAATACTATCGATCTTGATAATGAACAACTTCagaaacaacaattattactTATGAGTggtaaaaaatcaaaagaaaatgataatatattatcaaaAGATGATATCGAATTCTTAATTTtagattaa